The proteins below come from a single Desulfitobacterium metallireducens DSM 15288 genomic window:
- a CDS encoding helix-turn-helix domain-containing protein produces the protein MVFLTFAEKLHMLRKSKNMSQEQLAAQITVSRQAISKWELGESLPDTDNIIQLSKVFGVSIDYLLNDKFQSDNDIPAVKENNIYHKKVLQITAIIIGSIGAVGILLLWILSTMIKVHVTKSQVMPDGTKTYYGGGDVLGYNFWAFISEYRLMAIFWILSVFLIFGLALLLIRFKNMVRKQ, from the coding sequence GTGGTCTTTCTGACTTTTGCCGAAAAGCTACACATGCTAAGAAAATCAAAAAATATGTCTCAGGAACAACTAGCGGCACAAATTACCGTATCAAGACAAGCCATTTCGAAGTGGGAGCTTGGTGAATCATTGCCAGACACAGATAATATCATTCAGTTAAGCAAGGTATTCGGAGTGTCTATTGATTACTTGCTTAATGATAAATTTCAAAGCGATAATGATATACCTGCCGTAAAAGAGAATAATATTTATCATAAGAAAGTACTACAGATAACAGCTATCATAATCGGTAGTATTGGGGCGGTTGGTATTCTTCTTCTATGGATACTTTCCACGATGATAAAAGTTCATGTTACAAAATCTCAAGTTATGCCAGACGGAACAAAAACTTACTACGGTGGAGGGGATGTTTTAGGATATAATTTTTGGGCTTTCATTTCAGAGTATAGATTGATGGCAATTTTTTGGATACTGTCAGTTTTCCTGATTTTTGGTCTAGCTTTGCTTCTTATAAGATTTAAAAATATGGTAAGGAAACAATAA